The Dehalococcoidales bacterium region AAAGTTCTTCAAAGATACTCCCAAGGTCGCCGGTTTCTGTTCTGAAATGAGCACTGCCGGTGCCGCTAGATCCGCTGAAATCGAATCCTTCGAATGGGTTTCCCCCTGTTCGGGTTTTTGAAAATTGGTCGGCATATTGCCATTGCTCACCGAACTGATCGTACTTTTTACGCTTTTGGGCATCATGAAGTACTTCATAGGCCTTGCTTATTTCTTTAAACTTGTCCTCAGCTTCCTTGTTGTTGGGATTTACATCCGGATGATATTTGCGGGCAAGTTTGCGGAAAGCTTGCTTTATTTCCTTTTCTGAAGCTTCGCGGTTAATTCCCAGGATTTTATAATAGTCTTTTTCTGCCACGATCAATCACCCTTGGTAACAATTATAAATGGCAGATATTAACCTGTCAAAACAAGTTTAGTATTATTAATAAACGTTTGTTAAACATTATTCAACGAGAGGTTTGAATAAATATGATCCAAGTACAATAAAGAAAAAATAAATAAAAATACTTGACACATACTTCGTGCGATACCTATAATTAACCAACATGTTCCCCCGCTATTTAGCGCTCTCAATCTAAATTTATGTTGTGCTTCGTGGCAAAATTCTTATCCAAAGATTCCGGGTAAATATTGCGTATAGATTGATATTATGACCAAATATATTTTTGTAACTGGCGGTGTTGTAAGTTCTGTAGGCAAGGGTATCACAGTTGCCTCGATTGGCAATATCCTTAAAAGCCGGGGGATAGAAGTTTCGGTACAAAAACTCGACCCCTATTTAAATGTCGATCCTGGTACCATGTCTCCTTATCAGCATGGCGAAGTCTTTGTAACCAAAGATGGGGCTGAGACCGATCTCGATCTTGGTAATTATGAGCGTTTTATAGATATTGAGCTAACGGCTATATCCAATACGACCTCTGGCCAGATTTATTCTTCGGTTATCACCAAAGAAAGGCGTGGAGACTATCTTGGCGGAACGATACAGGTTGTCCCTCATGTAGTAGGTGAAATTAAACAGTATTTTTTGCGCCTGGCTGATATTTCCCAGGCTGACGTTATACTGGTTGAAGTGGGCGGTACAGTTGGGGACATTGAAGGCCAGCCTTTCCTTGAAGCGATCCGGCAGATGCGCAAAGATGTCGGGCGGGATAACGTACTGTATGTACATGTTACTCTGTTGCCCTATATCTCCACCACCAAGGAGCTTAAGACCAAACCTACCCAGCACAGTGTGAATGAATTGCGCCGCATAGGTATCCAGCCGGATATCATCGTTTGCAGGAGTGACTATCCAATTTCTGACAGTATCAGGGACAAGCTTTCCCTGTTTTGTGATGTTGAACGGGAGGCGGTGATTCCTCTCCCCAACGTTGAGACAATTTACGAAGTTCCGCTAGTGCTTGAGGCGGAACACGCCGGGGACCTGATTGTTAAAAGGCTGGGGCTCAATGCCCGCCCTTCAGACTTGAATGATTGGCGGCATATGGTATCCCTGCTTAAAAAACCGGCTACTTCGGTTAATATTGCCCTGGTTGGCAAGTATATTGAATTGGAAGATGCTTATTATTCAGTAAGAGAAGCTCTCTGCCACGCAGGACTACACAACTCTTGCTGTATTAATATTGAATGGATTCATTCGGAAGACCTAGAAAAGAACGGTGTTGAGCATTACCTGCGGGATGTACAAGGTATCCTGATTCCGGGCGGGTTTGGTATCAGGGGTATTGAAGGTATGATTAAAGCAGCTGCATATGCCCGGGAGAATCGTATTCCTTATTTTGGTTTATGTCTTGGAATGCAGGTGATGGTGATTGAATATGGCCGGTTTGTGCTGAAAGATCCAAAGGCCAATTCATCAGAATTCGATCCTGAAACAGCTAATCCTGTAATCGACCTGATGCCGAAACAGAAAAATCTCCCGGACAAAGGTGGAACGATGAGGCTGGGCAATTATTCCTGTTCGATACTTCCCGGAACGCTGGCTGCTCAGGCCTATGGTAAATCGATGGTAGTTGAGCGCCATCGGCATCGTTATGAGTTTAACAACGATTACAGGGAGCTATTCCAGAAGGAAGGGATGATCTACAGTGGGCTTTCTCCGGATGAGACACTGGTTGAGATATGTGAGTTGAAAGACCATCCATGGATGCTGGGAACTCAATTCCACCCAGAATTCCTTTCACGCCCGCAACGACCCCATCCATTATTCTGCGGGTTTGTTGAAGCTGCTAAACAGGTTCTCAGGGAAGGCGCTCAACCGACCC contains the following coding sequences:
- a CDS encoding CTP synthase translates to MTKYIFVTGGVVSSVGKGITVASIGNILKSRGIEVSVQKLDPYLNVDPGTMSPYQHGEVFVTKDGAETDLDLGNYERFIDIELTAISNTTSGQIYSSVITKERRGDYLGGTIQVVPHVVGEIKQYFLRLADISQADVILVEVGGTVGDIEGQPFLEAIRQMRKDVGRDNVLYVHVTLLPYISTTKELKTKPTQHSVNELRRIGIQPDIIVCRSDYPISDSIRDKLSLFCDVEREAVIPLPNVETIYEVPLVLEAEHAGDLIVKRLGLNARPSDLNDWRHMVSLLKKPATSVNIALVGKYIELEDAYYSVREALCHAGLHNSCCINIEWIHSEDLEKNGVEHYLRDVQGILIPGGFGIRGIEGMIKAAAYARENRIPYFGLCLGMQVMVIEYGRFVLKDPKANSSEFDPETANPVIDLMPKQKNLPDKGGTMRLGNYSCSILPGTLAAQAYGKSMVVERHRHRYEFNNDYRELFQKEGMIYSGLSPDETLVEICELKDHPWMLGTQFHPEFLSRPQRPHPLFCGFVEAAKQVLREGAQPTLPLNQ